CGGTACACCCGGTCTGGTTACGCCTCGCGGTGGTTTCTCTGGGTGCTCGCTGCCGCGTTTGTAGCGCTTGCGGTATGGGGCGTCGTTCGCAGCGACTGGCTGGTGCTGACGCTGGCGATCTTGATGGCGGCGGTGACGCTCGCCGCCGTGCCCATCAGCCGCCGGCTCGCCGACGGCCTGCGCGAATCGCGCCGCGCACTCGATGCGGAAAAGGAGGCACGTGATGGATGATCGTCTGACGATCGCCGGCAAGCAGTTCGACTCGAGGCTGTTCTTGGGAACGGGCAAGTACGCGAGCGCCGAGTTGACCGTCGCAGCGCTCGAAGCGTCCGGCACGCAACTCGTCACGGTGGCCATCCGGCGCCTTGACCTCGACAATCCGAACGCGCGGACCGAACTCGATTACATCGATTGGGAGCGCTACCGCGTGCTCCCCAACACGGCCGGCTGCGCGACCGTCGAGGAAGCGCTCTTTACGGCGCGTCTCGGGCGCTCAGTCACTAACTCGAAGTGGGTGAAGCTCGAGGTCATCCCCGACCAGCGCTACCTGCTGCCGGATCCGATCGCCACGCTGCGCGCCGCAGAGACGCTTGTCGCCGAGGGTTTCGTCGTGCTGCCGTACATCCACGCCGACCCGGTGCTCGCCAAGCACCTCGAAGAAGCGGGGTGCGCCACGGTGATGCCGCTTGGTTCGGCAATCGGATCCGGGCAGGGCATCCTGACGCTCGAAGAGATCCGCATCATCATCGAGAATGCGCGCGTGCCCGTCGTCGTCGACGCCGGGATCGGAGCGCCTTCGGACGCGGCGCTCGCGATGGAGATCGGCGCCGACGCCGTGCTCGTGAACACCGCCGTCGCGAAGGCCGCCGATCCACCGTTGATGGCCGCCGCCATGAAGAAGGGCGTCGAAGCGGGGCGTGACGCATTTCTCGCAGGGCGCATCGAGTCGAAGCGATTCGCTTCTGCGAGCAGCCCGCAGGAAGGCATGCCCGTCGAGCGAGAGGCGAGCCGGACGTGAGGATCGCCGAGCGTCGCGCTCGATTATCGTTTCCAGCGCTGGTGCTCGTGACCGACAGCGCCCGCCAACCGCAACGTGAGACGACGGGCGAGGCGTGGCTCGATGACATCGTCCGGGAAGCAGTGCTCGGCGGCGTGAGCATCGTGCAACTGCGTGAGAAGCATCTCGAACGCGGCGACCTTATCGCGCTCGGGCTGCATATCCGCGACGCGATCGCGGGGCGGGCGATGCTGTTCGTCAACTCGAACGTCGATGCGGCGATCGCGCTCGGTGCTGACGGCGTACACCTGCCCGAGCGCGCGCTGCCAACGGGCGCCGTTCGCGATCGCGTCGGTGAACGCATGCTGATCTCGCGAGCCGTGCACTCCATCGATGCCGCGGTGCGTGCCGAGCGCGCGGGCGCCGACGTGCTGCAGGCCGGCACGCTCTTCGCGACGCAATCCAAACCAGGCGCGCCGCTCCTCGGACCGAATGGGTTGAGCGAGGTGTGCGCTGCCGTCGACCTGCCGGTCATCGCGATCGGCGGCATCGACGCACAGAACGCCGCCGAGGCGCTGGGCGCCGGTGCGCAGGGCGTTGCGGTCATCGGCGCGATACTCAACGCCGACGAGCCGAGAGAGGCGGCAGCGGCGCTGCGCCGCACCATCGACTCGATCGGCCTGAGCGGCGCCGCATGAACATCACCGTCAACGGCAAGCCCCGCCAGATCGATGCGGAAATGGATCTGCCGTCGTTTCTGCGTGCGTACGACGTCAACCCCAGGCTCGTCGCAGTGGCGATTAACGGCGATGTGATCCCCAGGGACCAGTACAGCGGCGCCCGCGTGCGCGAAGGCGATGCCCTGGAGATCGTGCGCATGGTCGGCGGCGGCGCTCGATGACCGAAGGCGAACAGGCGGACGTCCTCATCATCGGCGGTGGCATCGTCGGCTGCGCTTGCGCGTACGAGCTGACGAAGCGCGGCGCGACGGTCACCCTCCTCGAATACGGTAAGGCCGGCATGCAGGCGACAAACGCCGCCGCCGGGATGCTCGCACCGCTGAGCGATGCCTCCGGACCTGACGCGATGTTCCGGGCAGGGTTGGAGGCGCTGCGCGCGTATCCGGCGCTCGTCGCCGAACTGGAACAGGAGTGCGGCTTCGACCTCGAGTACCGCCAGGAGGGAATCCTGCGAGTCGCGTTCGAGGACACTGACGCCGCGGAGCTGCGCCATCGCTTTGCGTGGCAGCGCGAGATGGGCTTCGACGTGCGGTGGCTCGGTGGCAACGCGTGCCGCGAGATCGAGCCGCGCATCACGTCGCGGTCAATCAATGGCGTCCTGTCGCCGTCCGAGGCCACCGTGAGCAATCAGCTCGTCGCGCTCGCGCTCGAGCGTGCGTCGCGCAAGCGTGGCGTCGCAGTCCGAGAACACTCGCCCGTTACACGCGTCAGGCGGTCGCAGGAACGCGTCGTGGCGTTAGATGCGGGCGGCGAGACGTATCGAGCCGAAGCGATTGTGCTCGCAGCGGGCGCGCGTTCGGGGCAGGTCGCCCGCAAGATGGGCATCGCGCTGCCGGTATTTCCGATCCGCGGCCAGATGATCGCGTTGGGCGGCATGGCATGCCCGATCGGACGCCCGGTCTGGGGTCCGGAAGGCTACCTGGTGCCGCGCGTGAACGGACTCGTGTTCGCCGGCGCAACGGTAGAGGACGTGGGCTTCCGGCGACGGACCACGAAAGGCGGCGCGCGCGCGATGCGAGCTATGGCCGCTCGCCTCGTGCCGCAACTGAGCGCCGCGAAGGTTCACTTCGAATGGGCTGGCCTGCGTCCAGCCACCGCCGACGGCCAGCCCATCATCGGGCCTGTGCCCGGCAGTAACGTGATCGCCGCGACAGGCCATTATCGCAACGGCATTCTGCTGGGGCCGCTTACCGGCTCATGGGTCGCGGCGGGCATCGTAAAAGGCACTTGGGACGGCGTGCCGCCAGAGTTCCGCTACGAACGACTCTCCGGCTGACGCGCGCTCCCCTGCTCGCTCCGGCGCGCCTATAATCGATGAGGGAAAGGAGGCCCGATGCCAGAGAGCTACGAGTGGGCTCTATTCTTTCATCTGCTCGGCGTGTTCCTCATCTCCGGTGCTGCTGTGTCGAGCGTGCTCGTGCTCGCGTTCATGCGGCGGTCGCGTAACGTGCAAGAACTGCGACTCTGGGCGAACCTGGCGGTGATCGTCGACCGTATCTTCCCGCTCGCGATCATCGTGCT
The sequence above is a segment of the Dehalococcoidia bacterium genome. Coding sequences within it:
- a CDS encoding thiazole synthase translates to MDDRLTIAGKQFDSRLFLGTGKYASAELTVAALEASGTQLVTVAIRRLDLDNPNARTELDYIDWERYRVLPNTAGCATVEEALFTARLGRSVTNSKWVKLEVIPDQRYLLPDPIATLRAAETLVAEGFVVLPYIHADPVLAKHLEEAGCATVMPLGSAIGSGQGILTLEEIRIIIENARVPVVVDAGIGAPSDAALAMEIGADAVLVNTAVAKAADPPLMAAAMKKGVEAGRDAFLAGRIESKRFASASSPQEGMPVEREASRT
- a CDS encoding thiamine phosphate synthase; this translates as MRIAERRARLSFPALVLVTDSARQPQRETTGEAWLDDIVREAVLGGVSIVQLREKHLERGDLIALGLHIRDAIAGRAMLFVNSNVDAAIALGADGVHLPERALPTGAVRDRVGERMLISRAVHSIDAAVRAERAGADVLQAGTLFATQSKPGAPLLGPNGLSEVCAAVDLPVIAIGGIDAQNAAEALGAGAQGVAVIGAILNADEPREAAAALRRTIDSIGLSGAA
- the thiS gene encoding sulfur carrier protein ThiS, with translation MNITVNGKPRQIDAEMDLPSFLRAYDVNPRLVAVAINGDVIPRDQYSGARVREGDALEIVRMVGGGAR
- the thiO gene encoding glycine oxidase ThiO, coding for MTEGEQADVLIIGGGIVGCACAYELTKRGATVTLLEYGKAGMQATNAAAGMLAPLSDASGPDAMFRAGLEALRAYPALVAELEQECGFDLEYRQEGILRVAFEDTDAAELRHRFAWQREMGFDVRWLGGNACREIEPRITSRSINGVLSPSEATVSNQLVALALERASRKRGVAVREHSPVTRVRRSQERVVALDAGGETYRAEAIVLAAGARSGQVARKMGIALPVFPIRGQMIALGGMACPIGRPVWGPEGYLVPRVNGLVFAGATVEDVGFRRRTTKGGARAMRAMAARLVPQLSAAKVHFEWAGLRPATADGQPIIGPVPGSNVIAATGHYRNGILLGPLTGSWVAAGIVKGTWDGVPPEFRYERLSG